In Arthrobacter sp. B3I9, the following are encoded in one genomic region:
- a CDS encoding YciI-like protein, with protein MHAVLEYTYADNYLESREQYRADHLRAGWESVERGELLLGGAVGEGPFKGLLIFTGENALEAAKAFAAADPYVINGVVTEWTASPWTTVLGNEAASPVRP; from the coding sequence ATGCACGCCGTCCTCGAATACACCTACGCAGACAACTACCTTGAAAGCCGCGAACAATACCGCGCAGACCACCTTCGGGCGGGGTGGGAATCAGTCGAACGCGGCGAGCTTCTGCTGGGCGGCGCAGTTGGAGAAGGCCCCTTCAAGGGCTTGCTGATCTTCACCGGCGAAAACGCGCTCGAGGCCGCGAAAGCTTTTGCAGCCGCCGATCCCTACGTCATCAACGGCGTCGTGACGGAGTGGACCGCCAGCCCCTGGACGACGGTGCTCGGAAACGAAGCGGCCTCACCCGTTCGCCCCTAA
- a CDS encoding LmeA family phospholipid-binding protein: protein MKWTRVRDWLIGAAGMVLVLVVIAAFLWWAVSSPAGGGEAGPVPSPPVGADRPPAAQPPAGLREDQVWLGDLALDAGTVVTAGSTLRDVRAVGQDVVTSPDGVVAGRLAVDATVPFDVVARKVGNGSEVRSADGGQATVVRTVTVLGRELRVTATGTVEAKAGKLVVEPRSIDFGGPDFLSDATAAVVRRLVTIEYDIEGLPKGLVLHDVAVHGDGFRVNLRGENIKLVQSGNGQ, encoded by the coding sequence ATGAAGTGGACGCGCGTAAGGGACTGGCTGATCGGTGCTGCGGGGATGGTTCTTGTCCTGGTGGTGATCGCCGCGTTCCTCTGGTGGGCGGTGAGCTCCCCGGCAGGCGGGGGCGAGGCAGGGCCCGTGCCCTCGCCGCCGGTGGGAGCCGACCGGCCGCCGGCTGCTCAGCCTCCCGCCGGCCTGCGCGAGGACCAAGTGTGGCTCGGCGACCTTGCCCTGGACGCTGGGACGGTGGTGACCGCCGGCTCGACACTTCGGGACGTTCGGGCCGTCGGGCAGGACGTGGTCACCAGCCCGGACGGAGTGGTCGCCGGACGGCTCGCCGTGGACGCGACCGTGCCGTTCGACGTCGTCGCCCGCAAGGTCGGTAATGGGAGCGAGGTCCGTTCCGCCGACGGCGGCCAGGCCACCGTGGTTCGCACCGTCACGGTCCTGGGCCGCGAACTGCGCGTCACCGCCACCGGCACAGTGGAAGCCAAAGCCGGCAAGCTCGTTGTCGAACCACGTTCGATCGACTTTGGCGGCCCGGACTTCCTCTCCGACGCCACCGCCGCCGTCGTGCGCAGGCTCGTGACCATCGAGTACGACATCGAGGGCTTGCCCAAGGGCCTCGTGCTGCACGACGTCGCCGTTCACGGCGACGGCTTCCGCGTCAACCTCCGGGGCGAGAACATCAAGCTCGTACAAAGCGGCAACGGGCAGTAG
- a CDS encoding MFS transporter, whose translation MQPPKIRRLRVSDVNVVHHPTLRKALGGTIVGNTMEWYDVGVFGYLITTMGPVFLPEADKAVQNLFLLGTFGATFIARPLGGMFFGWLGDKIGRQKVLAMTLMLMAAATFAVGLLPGYAVLGIWAAVLLVVTKLVQGFSTGGEYSGATTFVCEHSPDKRRGFFASFLDMGSYLGFALGAALVSVLQLTLGQDQMEAWGWRLPFLVAGPLGIVAIYFRLKIEESPVFQATLEAEEEAARHPETGAVLGAIGPAGIFRAYWRRIVLAMILVAAANTVGYALTSYMPTYLTSNKGYDEIHGTLLTIPVLVVMSLCIPLTGHLSDRIGRRPVLWIGAVSTVVLSIPAFVLISIGTVPATLLGLALVAFPVTFYVANLASALPALFPTAHRYGAMGIAYNFAVAIFGGTTPFIIASLIQVTGNDMMPAYYLMATSAIAAVTIYFLPESAGRHLPGSMPSVDSEEAARELVATQDANPLLDMDTLPFDSSYEAARASHVGRTPGS comes from the coding sequence ATGCAGCCCCCGAAAATTCGCCGCCTCCGTGTCTCGGACGTCAATGTCGTCCACCATCCCACCCTGAGGAAAGCGCTGGGCGGCACGATCGTCGGCAACACCATGGAGTGGTACGACGTCGGTGTGTTCGGCTACCTGATCACCACCATGGGTCCGGTGTTTCTGCCCGAGGCGGACAAAGCCGTGCAAAACCTGTTCCTGCTGGGAACCTTCGGCGCCACGTTTATTGCCCGTCCCCTGGGCGGCATGTTCTTCGGCTGGCTGGGGGACAAGATCGGCCGGCAGAAGGTGCTGGCCATGACCCTGATGCTGATGGCGGCGGCGACCTTCGCCGTCGGGCTGCTTCCCGGCTACGCTGTGCTCGGCATCTGGGCGGCGGTGCTCCTTGTGGTCACGAAGCTGGTGCAGGGCTTTTCCACCGGCGGCGAGTACTCGGGGGCCACCACGTTTGTCTGTGAGCATTCTCCGGACAAACGCCGCGGCTTCTTCGCCAGCTTCCTGGACATGGGAAGCTACCTCGGTTTCGCCCTGGGCGCGGCGCTGGTCTCGGTACTTCAATTGACTCTGGGGCAGGACCAGATGGAGGCGTGGGGTTGGCGCCTTCCGTTCCTGGTCGCCGGTCCGCTCGGCATCGTGGCCATTTACTTCCGGCTGAAGATCGAGGAATCACCAGTGTTCCAGGCGACCCTGGAGGCGGAAGAGGAAGCGGCCCGGCATCCGGAGACAGGAGCGGTGCTCGGTGCCATCGGTCCCGCAGGAATTTTCAGGGCCTACTGGCGCAGGATCGTATTGGCCATGATCCTGGTTGCGGCTGCCAACACGGTGGGCTATGCCCTGACTTCGTACATGCCCACGTATCTGACCAGCAACAAGGGATACGACGAAATTCACGGAACGCTGCTGACCATCCCGGTCCTGGTGGTCATGTCATTGTGCATCCCGCTGACCGGGCATCTCTCGGATCGTATCGGGCGCCGCCCCGTGCTCTGGATCGGCGCCGTCAGCACCGTTGTGCTCTCCATCCCGGCGTTCGTGCTGATCTCGATCGGAACTGTCCCTGCCACGCTCCTGGGCCTCGCCTTGGTTGCCTTCCCGGTGACGTTCTACGTGGCCAATCTTGCGTCGGCGCTTCCGGCACTGTTCCCCACGGCCCACCGCTACGGGGCCATGGGTATCGCCTACAACTTCGCTGTCGCCATCTTCGGCGGCACCACTCCGTTCATCATTGCCTCCCTCATCCAGGTGACCGGCAACGACATGATGCCGGCCTACTACCTGATGGCCACGTCGGCGATCGCTGCAGTCACCATCTATTTCCTGCCGGAATCGGCCGGCCGGCACCTGCCAGGGTCAATGCCCAGCGTCGATTCGGAGGAAGCGGCCCGCGAGCTGGTGGCGACGCAGGACGCAAACCCGTTGCTGGACATGGACACGTTGCCGTTCGACAGCAGCTATGAAGCGGCGCGTGCGTCGCATGTGGGGAGGACACCGGGAAGTTGA
- a CDS encoding FadR/GntR family transcriptional regulator — MTHQLEDTAEPPRLGAGKMPGVQRRSAMDAVRMRIGMAISLGLLKPGERLPDQEDVALGLSVSAITARRALASLAEQGVVVRRRGRAGGTFVADSPPQSVLAELSASPAESQAVNRLVDRRLLFECAVTHYAAVKATAEQLDELDRLTRDMAASLDGSHYHQADEQFHQLVGTASGLGTAVEVYHETLAELYDYFIPYPIDQLHKSNCDHIALVAALRAGDSKEAVELARRHVDILHHTMFMGLGS, encoded by the coding sequence ATGACCCATCAGCTGGAGGACACCGCCGAGCCTCCGCGTCTCGGCGCCGGCAAGATGCCCGGAGTGCAGCGCCGCAGCGCCATGGACGCAGTGCGGATGCGGATCGGGATGGCGATTTCCCTGGGACTGCTGAAACCGGGCGAGCGGCTGCCCGACCAGGAGGACGTGGCCCTGGGCCTCTCGGTCAGCGCGATCACGGCCCGCCGTGCGCTGGCGAGCCTGGCGGAGCAGGGCGTGGTGGTCCGGCGGCGCGGCCGGGCGGGCGGGACGTTTGTGGCGGATTCGCCGCCTCAGAGCGTGCTCGCAGAACTCTCGGCTTCACCGGCTGAATCCCAGGCCGTTAATCGGCTGGTGGACCGGCGGCTGTTGTTCGAGTGCGCGGTGACTCATTACGCCGCAGTCAAGGCCACGGCCGAACAGTTGGATGAACTCGACAGGCTGACCCGCGACATGGCGGCATCCCTGGACGGGTCCCACTACCACCAGGCGGACGAACAGTTCCATCAGCTGGTGGGAACAGCGTCGGGGCTGGGCACCGCCGTCGAGGTCTACCATGAGACGCTAGCCGAGCTTTATGACTACTTCATTCCCTACCCGATTGACCAGCTGCACAAATCGAACTGTGACCACATTGCCCTGGTAGCGGCCCTGCGTGCCGGTGACAGCAAAGAAGCGGTTGAGCTGGCCCGCCGGCACGTGGACATCCTTCACCACACCATGTTCATGGGACTGGGTTCATGA
- a CDS encoding APC family permease yields MTTTLTRTLKLPSLVLFGLAYLTPLIVLGIFGIIAETTGGASPAAYLVALVAMLFTAHSYGRMSIAYPVAGSAYTYVRRSIDPRVGFLVGWAILLDYLFLPMVIWLIGGSYLSAQFPGIPIGLWIVGFIIITTLLNILGIKVADKANYVLMAFQLLVIVFFVALSIGNVVSTSGAGGLVSSQPFVNDTASFATISAGAAIAAYSFLGFDAVTTLTEETIEPRKTMPRAIMLIALIGGGIFVAVSYVTQLVHPGGVFEDSASAASSIALQIGGQLFGAVFLAGLVVAQFASGLAAQASASRLMYAMGRDSVLPKAVFGNLSEKFHTPVVNLIITGIIGLIAIFLDVATSTSFINFGAFTAFTLVNASVVFHYVRQRRAGHQLNPVSYVVVPVVGAVICAYLLSQLDSNAITLGVSWLVLGVVVLALITRGFRVAPPEMTVTEKATVEAAV; encoded by the coding sequence GTGACAACAACCCTCACGCGCACGCTGAAACTGCCCTCGCTGGTCCTGTTCGGCCTGGCGTACCTGACCCCGCTGATCGTCCTGGGGATCTTCGGAATCATCGCCGAAACCACCGGCGGCGCATCGCCCGCCGCCTATCTGGTGGCGCTGGTCGCCATGCTGTTCACCGCGCACAGCTACGGCCGGATGTCCATCGCCTACCCCGTGGCCGGCTCCGCCTACACCTACGTGCGCCGGTCCATCGATCCCCGGGTGGGCTTTCTGGTGGGCTGGGCCATCCTGCTGGACTACCTCTTCCTGCCCATGGTCATCTGGCTGATCGGCGGCTCGTACCTGAGCGCGCAGTTCCCCGGCATCCCCATCGGGCTCTGGATCGTGGGCTTCATCATCATCACCACGCTGCTGAACATCCTGGGCATCAAGGTGGCGGACAAAGCCAACTACGTGCTGATGGCGTTCCAGCTGCTGGTCATCGTGTTCTTCGTGGCCCTGTCGATCGGCAACGTGGTCTCCACGTCCGGCGCCGGGGGACTGGTTAGCAGCCAGCCGTTCGTCAATGACACCGCCAGCTTCGCCACCATTTCCGCCGGCGCGGCCATCGCGGCGTACTCGTTCCTGGGGTTCGACGCCGTCACCACCCTCACCGAGGAGACCATCGAACCGCGCAAGACCATGCCGCGGGCCATCATGCTCATCGCCTTGATCGGCGGCGGTATCTTCGTGGCTGTGTCCTACGTGACCCAGCTGGTCCACCCCGGTGGGGTGTTCGAGGACTCGGCATCGGCGGCCAGCTCCATCGCCCTGCAGATCGGCGGGCAGCTGTTCGGCGCGGTGTTCCTGGCCGGCCTGGTGGTGGCTCAGTTCGCCTCCGGCCTCGCCGCCCAGGCCAGCGCCTCACGCCTGATGTACGCCATGGGCCGCGACTCCGTCCTGCCCAAGGCGGTCTTCGGCAACCTCAGCGAGAAGTTCCACACCCCGGTGGTGAACCTAATCATCACGGGCATCATCGGGTTGATCGCCATCTTCCTGGACGTGGCAACGTCGACATCGTTCATCAACTTTGGCGCCTTCACCGCCTTCACGCTGGTGAATGCTTCGGTGGTGTTCCACTACGTGCGCCAGCGCCGGGCCGGGCACCAGCTGAACCCTGTGTCCTACGTCGTGGTCCCGGTGGTCGGGGCCGTCATCTGCGCCTACCTGCTCTCCCAGCTGGACAGCAACGCCATTACGCTGGGAGTGTCCTGGCTGGTGCTGGGCGTGGTGGTCCTCGCCCTGATTACCCGCGGTTTCAGGGTTGCCCCGCCGGAGATGACGGTTACGGAAAAGGCGACGGTCGAGGCCGCCGTCTGA
- a CDS encoding excalibur calcium-binding domain-containing protein — translation MLLLVILFAASAGFAGVLIILGIVALFTGLYALVFKRRSWVGLPHRKSAGVVAAAGVVVCMVGGGVAGATATPAPVADKSALVASPKPSPSGTPSATPTATSPANSPCTTSGESQKYNDKLFICTMDSSERLVWLNETESKKVVAQKAAADKAAADKVAGDKVAADKLAADKAAADKAVADKVAADKLAAEQAAAAAAAKAAPAPFVAPAPAPYVAPAPAPAPAPYVPPAPAAAYYANCSAVRAAGAAPIRAGQPGYSRSLDRDGDGVACE, via the coding sequence GTGCTGCTCCTGGTCATCCTCTTTGCAGCTTCCGCCGGGTTTGCCGGCGTCCTCATCATTCTGGGAATCGTGGCCCTCTTCACGGGGCTGTATGCCTTGGTCTTCAAGCGTCGGTCGTGGGTTGGACTTCCGCACCGGAAGTCCGCTGGCGTGGTGGCAGCGGCCGGCGTAGTGGTCTGCATGGTCGGCGGGGGTGTAGCCGGCGCTACCGCCACGCCCGCCCCCGTCGCCGATAAGTCTGCCCTGGTCGCCTCGCCCAAGCCGTCGCCCAGTGGCACGCCCAGTGCCACGCCGACTGCCACGAGCCCGGCCAACTCGCCCTGCACCACCTCAGGTGAGAGCCAGAAGTACAACGACAAGCTGTTCATCTGCACCATGGACAGCAGTGAGCGCTTGGTCTGGCTGAACGAAACGGAGTCCAAGAAGGTAGTGGCTCAGAAAGCTGCGGCCGACAAGGCGGCTGCCGACAAAGTGGCTGGGGACAAGGTTGCTGCCGACAAGCTGGCTGCGGACAAAGCGGCCGCCGACAAAGCTGTGGCGGACAAGGTTGCTGCCGACAAGCTCGCCGCCGAGCAGGCAGCCGCAGCCGCAGCTGCCAAGGCCGCGCCGGCCCCGTTCGTCGCTCCGGCGCCTGCACCCTATGTTGCACCGGCACCTGCCCCTGCACCGGCCCCGTACGTACCGCCCGCGCCTGCGGCCGCGTACTACGCGAACTGCTCCGCCGTAAGAGCAGCCGGAGCCGCGCCCATCCGCGCAGGCCAGCCCGGCTACAGCCGCTCACTCGACCGTGACGGCGACGGTGTAGCCTGCGAATAG
- a CDS encoding alpha-amylase family glycosyl hydrolase yields the protein MSAQVPVSLVEETALTPAAQWWQSAVIYQVYPRSFADGDGDGVGDLAGLMARLPYIAALGVDGIWMTPFQPSPQLDQGYDVTDYCGVDPLFGTMEQFDALLEQAHSLGLKILLDVVPNHCSSEHPLFQAALAAGPGSPERDMFHFVPAADPAADVPPNNWQSVFGGRAWSRANPESETDTDWYLHLFSAGQPDWNWRNPSVGDYFDGVLRFWFDKGVDGLRIDVAHALFKAEGLPDSPSTGGVVDGLRSNPQVSDQEEVHEVYRRWRTLAEKYSPHRLLVGEVNLEPARAARYTRADEMQQAFAFAFVKLGWDPAAWAAVGNDLETARQLHGGTPTWALENHDIVRSATRFGGGSLGAVRARAALVALLGLPGPAYIYQGQELGLPEVDVPVEARVDPMWARGGVCRDGARVPLPWTEDAERNHGFSLTEPAAEPWLPIPSGWGAQAIELQQQDPESSLALVTAALELRRKLWRNEVFGPNDGGTWRVEAGNMLICERNEHFFVAVAMGTEPVQLPAGTVLLSAAPLEQDGWLQPNNAAWVLRG from the coding sequence ATGAGCGCCCAGGTTCCCGTCAGCCTCGTTGAGGAGACCGCCCTCACGCCTGCCGCCCAGTGGTGGCAGTCCGCCGTCATCTACCAGGTCTACCCGCGTTCCTTCGCCGACGGCGACGGCGACGGCGTGGGCGACCTCGCCGGGCTGATGGCCCGGCTGCCGTACATCGCCGCCCTCGGCGTCGACGGCATCTGGATGACTCCCTTCCAGCCCTCCCCGCAGCTGGACCAGGGCTACGACGTCACCGACTACTGCGGCGTGGACCCGCTGTTCGGCACTATGGAACAGTTCGATGCCCTCCTTGAGCAGGCCCACTCCTTGGGGTTGAAGATCCTGCTCGACGTCGTCCCGAACCACTGCTCCTCCGAGCACCCGCTGTTCCAGGCTGCCCTCGCGGCCGGCCCGGGCTCGCCGGAACGGGACATGTTCCACTTTGTGCCGGCTGCCGATCCTGCCGCCGACGTGCCGCCGAACAACTGGCAGAGCGTCTTCGGCGGCCGCGCCTGGAGCCGTGCCAACCCGGAGTCCGAGACGGACACGGACTGGTACCTGCACCTCTTCTCCGCCGGGCAGCCGGACTGGAACTGGCGCAACCCCTCCGTCGGCGACTACTTCGACGGCGTGCTGCGCTTCTGGTTCGACAAGGGCGTTGACGGCCTCCGGATCGACGTCGCGCACGCGCTGTTCAAGGCCGAGGGCCTGCCCGACTCGCCTTCTACCGGCGGCGTGGTGGACGGGCTCCGGTCCAACCCCCAGGTCTCGGACCAGGAGGAAGTCCACGAGGTCTACCGCCGCTGGCGCACCCTTGCCGAGAAGTACTCACCGCACCGCCTGCTGGTGGGCGAGGTCAACCTGGAACCGGCCCGCGCCGCCCGCTACACCCGCGCCGACGAGATGCAGCAGGCCTTCGCCTTTGCCTTCGTGAAGCTCGGGTGGGATCCCGCAGCGTGGGCGGCCGTCGGCAACGACCTCGAAACCGCGCGCCAGCTGCACGGCGGCACGCCCACCTGGGCGCTGGAGAACCACGACATTGTCCGCTCCGCCACCCGCTTCGGCGGCGGTTCACTTGGTGCGGTCCGGGCACGCGCCGCACTTGTTGCGCTGCTCGGATTGCCCGGTCCGGCGTACATCTACCAGGGCCAGGAGCTCGGGCTGCCCGAGGTCGACGTCCCGGTCGAGGCCCGGGTGGATCCCATGTGGGCCCGCGGCGGCGTCTGCCGCGACGGCGCCCGCGTGCCGCTGCCCTGGACTGAGGACGCCGAGCGGAACCACGGCTTCTCGCTGACGGAGCCGGCGGCCGAGCCGTGGCTACCTATTCCCTCGGGCTGGGGGGCGCAGGCGATCGAACTGCAGCAGCAGGACCCCGAGTCCTCGCTGGCTTTGGTGACTGCGGCTTTGGAGCTGCGCCGGAAGCTGTGGAGGAACGAGGTCTTCGGCCCGAACGACGGCGGCACCTGGCGCGTCGAAGCGGGGAACATGCTCATCTGTGAGCGGAACGAGCACTTCTTCGTCGCCGTCGCGATGGGAACCGAACCGGTGCAGCTGCCGGCCGGAACGGTGCTGCTCAGCGCCGCACCCCTTGAGCAGGACGGCTGGCTGCAGCCTAACAACGCCGCGTGGGTGCTGCGGGGCTGA
- a CDS encoding carbon-nitrogen hydrolase family protein produces the protein MKIALGQLASGTDIKANLAAIDRFTAEAARDGAALIAFPEYATYEKKIVDASFPAVAEPLDGFICQELAGTARRHGIALVAGVLETSGKPGKAYNTLVAFGPEGSLLASYRKIHLFDAQGFGESTFIEAGPSTAPVVFEAGGARLGLMTCYDLRFPELARSLADAGAQVLLVCSSWVPGSHKTEQWRTLIGARAIENGLYVAGVCQAPPVSVGCSMLVDPMGVVEADLGLAPGVRTLDLSLEAVASVRKSFPVLQQRRL, from the coding sequence GTGAAAATAGCACTCGGGCAATTGGCCTCGGGCACGGACATCAAGGCGAACCTTGCAGCAATCGACCGGTTCACGGCGGAAGCCGCCCGCGACGGCGCCGCGCTGATCGCCTTTCCGGAGTACGCCACGTACGAAAAAAAGATTGTGGATGCGTCGTTCCCCGCGGTGGCCGAGCCGTTGGACGGCTTCATCTGCCAGGAACTTGCGGGCACCGCGCGTCGCCACGGCATAGCGCTGGTGGCAGGGGTGCTGGAAACCTCCGGTAAGCCGGGCAAGGCCTACAACACCCTTGTGGCTTTCGGGCCGGAGGGCAGCCTGCTCGCCTCCTACCGGAAGATCCACCTCTTTGATGCGCAGGGGTTTGGCGAGTCGACGTTCATTGAAGCGGGCCCGTCCACCGCCCCGGTGGTGTTCGAGGCCGGGGGAGCACGCCTGGGCCTTATGACCTGCTACGACCTGCGGTTCCCGGAGCTGGCGAGGTCCCTTGCCGACGCCGGCGCCCAGGTCCTGCTGGTTTGCTCATCATGGGTGCCGGGAAGTCACAAGACCGAGCAGTGGCGCACCCTTATTGGCGCTCGCGCCATCGAGAACGGCCTCTATGTAGCCGGCGTCTGCCAGGCGCCGCCGGTCTCCGTGGGGTGCAGCATGCTCGTCGATCCCATGGGGGTCGTGGAAGCGGATCTGGGCCTTGCACCTGGGGTGCGAACCCTGGACCTCTCGCTGGAGGCTGTGGCCAGTGTCCGGAAGTCCTTCCCGGTGCTCCAGCAGCGGCGACTGTAG
- a CDS encoding carbon-nitrogen hydrolase family protein — protein MQRKLPVVAAQARPRLIGQPVSVFADEVKTALDAQPHSKLVVFPELHLFGDEDPDLQRTEILQASAEPLDGRRVKELRQLAKDLNIWLVPGSVCERGPEGQLFNTQLVLSPEGELAGYYRKIFPWRPFEPYDPGDRFTTVDLPGIGRVGLNICYDAWYPEVSRQLAWMGADVILNVVKTTTPDRRQELILAKANAIVNQVFMVSVNCAGPTGKGQSIIVDPEGNTLAEAADDSPQLLTAELDLAAVDRVRTHGTENLNRPWSQFREGEAAVELSVYQGRINPATWTPPSYKP, from the coding sequence ATGCAACGCAAGCTTCCCGTCGTCGCCGCCCAGGCCAGGCCGCGGCTCATCGGCCAGCCCGTCTCGGTGTTCGCGGACGAGGTTAAAACAGCCCTTGACGCACAGCCGCACAGCAAGCTGGTGGTTTTTCCGGAGCTGCATCTCTTCGGCGATGAAGACCCGGACCTGCAGCGCACCGAAATCCTCCAGGCCTCGGCCGAACCGCTGGACGGCCGGAGGGTCAAAGAGCTCCGACAGCTTGCCAAAGACCTCAACATCTGGCTGGTCCCGGGGAGCGTCTGCGAACGCGGCCCGGAGGGGCAGCTGTTCAACACCCAGCTGGTCCTGTCACCGGAGGGGGAGCTCGCCGGCTATTACCGGAAGATCTTCCCCTGGCGCCCGTTTGAGCCCTACGATCCCGGAGACCGGTTCACCACCGTGGATCTGCCCGGCATCGGACGGGTGGGCCTGAACATCTGCTATGACGCCTGGTACCCGGAGGTGTCCCGCCAGCTCGCCTGGATGGGCGCCGACGTGATCCTCAACGTCGTCAAAACCACCACCCCGGACCGCAGGCAGGAACTGATACTCGCCAAGGCCAACGCCATCGTCAATCAGGTCTTCATGGTCAGCGTCAACTGCGCAGGCCCCACCGGGAAGGGCCAGAGCATCATCGTGGACCCGGAGGGCAACACCCTCGCCGAGGCAGCCGACGACAGCCCGCAGCTGCTCACAGCGGAACTGGACCTTGCCGCCGTCGACCGTGTCCGTACCCACGGCACGGAGAACCTCAACCGCCCCTGGTCGCAGTTCCGCGAGGGGGAGGCCGCCGTCGAACTTTCCGTCTACCAAGGCCGGATCAATCCGGCCACTTGGACGCCGCCGTCCTACAAGCCGTAA
- a CDS encoding metalloregulator ArsR/SmtB family transcription factor — protein MDDVFKALADATRRDLLDELFRNDGQTLNALEARFEMTRYGVMKHLRILEEAGLVVTRRRGREKLHFLNPVPIRLVHDRWVSKYAEPWAASLSDLKTRLESPMEKIFEIYIKTTPERLWEAITDSGIRSKYQFGNTIESDWTPGGRFVMNNVKAGAPLGEGENLEVDPPRRLVQTMRALWGEDVKAEGTSKVTWDIEPVGDSCRLTVTHSDLREGANEQLYGGWPMILSGLKTWLETGELLTTPGSLMYT, from the coding sequence GTGGACGATGTGTTTAAGGCTCTGGCCGACGCCACCCGCCGCGATCTCCTGGATGAGCTCTTCAGGAACGACGGGCAGACCCTCAACGCCCTGGAAGCCCGCTTCGAGATGACCCGCTACGGCGTGATGAAGCACCTCAGGATTCTGGAGGAAGCGGGCCTTGTAGTAACCCGCCGTCGGGGGCGCGAGAAACTCCACTTCCTGAATCCGGTGCCCATCCGGCTGGTCCACGACCGGTGGGTGAGCAAATATGCCGAACCATGGGCCGCTAGCCTCAGCGACCTCAAAACCAGATTGGAAAGTCCCATGGAAAAGATCTTCGAAATCTATATCAAGACCACCCCGGAGCGGCTCTGGGAGGCAATCACGGACAGCGGGATCCGCAGCAAGTACCAGTTCGGGAACACGATCGAATCTGACTGGACGCCGGGTGGCCGCTTCGTCATGAACAACGTCAAGGCAGGCGCGCCGCTGGGCGAGGGCGAAAACCTGGAGGTGGACCCACCGCGCCGGCTTGTCCAGACCATGCGCGCCCTGTGGGGCGAGGACGTCAAGGCGGAGGGAACCTCGAAGGTCACCTGGGACATCGAACCCGTGGGCGATTCCTGCCGCCTCACCGTCACCCACAGCGACCTCCGCGAGGGCGCCAACGAACAGCTCTATGGCGGCTGGCCGATGATCCTCTCCGGCCTGAAGACCTGGCTGGAAACCGGTGAGCTTCTGACCACTCCCGGCTCCCTGATGTACACGTGA